One part of the Amphiura filiformis chromosome 5, Afil_fr2py, whole genome shotgun sequence genome encodes these proteins:
- the LOC140152597 gene encoding GTP cyclohydrolase 1-like gives MDQLTNGYTPTSTIPLEDDSINAMTAKLNLISQSTASNGGDSPYTALKPVPDKNSGVVLNYHLKDKEKPLAELTRHDSDLQLPGMTKAYRSLIASVGEDPTRQGLLKTPERAAKALMFFTKGYDEKIQDVLNDAIFDEDHDEMVVVKDIEMFSLCEHHLVPFLGKVSIGYLPNKRVVGLSKIARIVEIYSRRLQVQERLTKQIAIALTEAVQPSGVGVVIEATHMCMVMRGVQKLNSKTVTSTMLGVFREDPKTREEFLSLIRS, from the exons ATGGATCAGTTAACAAATGGATACACTCCCACATCTACTATACCATTAGAAGATGATTCTATCAATGCCATGACTGCAAAGCTGAACTTAATAAGCCAATCAACAGCTAGTAATGGAGGGGACAGTCCTTATACAGCTTTAAAACCAGTGCCGGATAAGAACAGTGGTGTAGTATTAAACTATCAcctaaaagacaaagaaaagccACTAGCTGAGCTTACTAGGCATGATTCGGACTTGCAACTTCCTGGGATGACAAAAGCATACAGATCATTAATAGCAAGTGTAGGAGAAGACCCTACTAGACAGGGACTGTTGAAAACACCTGAGCGTGCTGCTAAAGCTCTCATGTTTTTCACTAAAGGATATGATGAGAAAATACAAG ATGTACTTAATGATGCAATATTTGATGAAGATCATGATGAGATGGTAGTTGTTAAAGACATTGAGATGTTTTCACTGTGTGAACATCATTTAGTTCCATTCCTGGGCAAG GTATCCATAGGTTATCTACCCAATAAACGAGTTGTTGGTCTTAGTAAAATTGCCAG AATTGTAGAAATCTACAGCAGACGGTTACAAG TACAAGAAAGATTAACAAAGCAGATAGCTATAGCCTTAACAGAAGCCGTCCAACCGTCTGGAGTTGGTGTGGTTATAGAGGCAAC TCACATGTGTATGGTTATGCGAGGTGTACAGAAGTTGAACAGTAAGACTGTAACCAGTACAATGTTGGGTGTGTTTAGAGAAGATCCAAAGACTAGAGAAGAATTCCTCTCCCTAATCAGGAGTTga